A portion of the Podospora pseudoanserina strain CBS 124.78 chromosome 2, whole genome shotgun sequence genome contains these proteins:
- a CDS encoding hypothetical protein (COG:C; EggNog:ENOG503P5EJ), with protein sequence MSAQITKAEVAQHKDDKSMYIIIDDGVYEIANFVNEHPGGAKILKRMAGKDATKQFWKYHSKGVMEKWGAKLKVGTLKEEAKL encoded by the exons ATGTCTGCTCAAatcaccaaggccgaggtTGCCCAGCACAAGGACGACAAGTCCATGTATATTATCATTGACGACGGCGTCTACGAGATTGCCA ACTTTGTCAACGAGCACCCAGGCGGAGCCAAGATCCTCAAACGCATGGCCGGCAAGGACGCGACGAAGCAGTTCTGGAAGTATCACTCCAAGGGCGTCATGGAGAAGTGGGGAGCCAAGCTGAAGGTGGGCACgctgaaggaggaggccaagctTTAA
- a CDS encoding hypothetical protein (EggNog:ENOG503PHTQ), with translation MPVSQIAAPIPIPAARQPLGLITTQELFASLNATLQSKSNQLVTPIHHIQENDYSVPAAPPPSPIGYRDHWPASIRR, from the coding sequence ATGCCTGTCTCTCAGATCGCCGCTCCAATCCCCATCCCGGCCGCGCGCCAGCCTCTGggcctcatcaccacccaagagCTCTTCGCCAGCCTCAACGCTACCCTCCAGTCCAAGTCCAACCAGCTTGTGACCCCGATCCACCACATACAAGAAAACGACTACTCCGTCCCGGCcgcccccccaccatcccccatcgGCTACAGAGACCACTGGCCCGCGTCCATCCGTCGCTAA
- the RFA1 gene encoding Replication factor A protein 1 (COG:L; EggNog:ENOG503NV3W; BUSCO:EOG09262387), producing MAEQAITQGAIEAIFSDPERARAQYPVPVLQCLQIKTLDSKGGGAPERYRIVLSDVRNYVQCMLATQANHVVHEGKLKRGGIVRMKSYQAQALKGKNVLIVLELEAIESLGAPDKIGNPVGLEGGAKLEEAQPAAAAAAPAFYGAPKGEPTQESKSQVQRQLASRPNNNNHNNNTRTSGGVSSTIYPIEALSPYAHKWTIKARLTHKSDIKTWHKNNGEGKLFSVNLLDESSEIKATMFNDQVDQFYDVLQEGQVYYISAPCRVQLAKKQFSNLPNDYELTFERDTVVEKAEDQSSVPQVRFNFCNIQELQSVEKDATVDVLGVLKTVHEVSSITSKSTQKPYDKRELELVDQTGYSVRVTVWGKTATEFQGKPEEVIAFKGTRVSDFNGRSLSLLSSGTMAIDPDIPEAHALKGWYDSTGRHSDFATHSNMSSVGAASGRTNEILMIQQVKEKDVGFDKPEYFSVQATIVHVKQDNFCYPACRSEGCNKKVTDMGDGTWRCEKCDVTHDRPEYRYILNFNCSDHTGQIWLSCFDEQGRKLLGASADELMEWKQIKESGDASDEARKEAEVRFTTAFDSANCRKMTFRARAKMDTYGEQQRVRYQLMEATPLDYKMEGNRLAEMIRQLGV from the exons ATGGCGGAGCAAGCGATCACACAAGGTGCTATAGA AGCCATCTTTTCCGATCCTGAGCGCGCCCGTGCCCAGTATCCCGTTCCGGTTCTGCAGTGCCTCCAGATCAAGACCCTCGACTCAAAAGGTGGCGGTGCGCCAGAACGATACCGCATCGTCCTCAGCGATGTCCGTAACTATGTGCAGTGCATGCTGGCCACCCAGGCCAACCATGTCGTTCACGAGGGGAAGCTCAAGCGTGGAGGAATCGTTCGCATGAAGTCATACCAAGCCCAGGCcctcaagggcaagaa CGTTCTTATAGTATTAGAGCTCGAGGCCATCGAGTCCCTTGGTGCGCCGGATAAGATTGGAAACCCTGTTGGCTTGGAAGGAGGAGCGAAGCTGGAAGAAGCtcaacctgctgctgctgctgctgcacccgCCTTTTATGGTGCCCCCAAGGGCGAGCCGACCCAAGAGTCCAAGTCCCAGGTCCAGAGACAACTGGCGTCAcgccccaacaacaacaaccacaacaacaacactcGCACCAGCGGAGGTGTCAGCAGTACCATCTATCCCATCGAGGCACTATCCCCCTATGCTCACAAGTGGACGATCAAGGCGAGACTCACCCACAAGTCGGACATCAAGACATGGCACAAAAACAACGGCGAAGGAAAGCTTTTTAGCGTCAACTTGTTGGACGAGAGCAGCGAGATCAAGGCCACCATGTTCAACGATCAGGTCGACCAATTCTACGATGTTCTTCAGGAGGGCCAGGTGTACTACATCTCTGCACCCTGCAGAGTCCAGCTTGCAAAGAAACAGTTCAGCAACCTTCCCAACGACTACGAGCTCACGTTTGAGCGGGATACAGTTGTCGAGAAGGCTGAAGATCAGAGCTCAGTACCACAGGTTCGGTTCAACTTCTGCAACATCCAAGAGCTCCAAAGCGTTGAGAAGGACGCCACGGTTGATGTTCTCGGTGTGCTCAAGACGGTGCATGAGGTCTCATCGATCACATCCAAGAGCACCCAGAAACCATACGACAAGCGTGagttggagctggtggaCCAAACTGGCTACTCGGTGCGTGTTACCGTTTGGGGCAAGACAGCTACCGAGTTCCAGGGCAAGCCGGAGGAAGTCATTGCGTTCAAGGGCACCCGTGTCAGTGACTTCAACGGCAGGAGTTTGTCTCTTTTGTCATCTGGCACCATGGCCATTGACCCTGATATTCCAGAGGCCCATGCTCTCAAGGGCTGGTATGACTCTACCGGCAGGCACAGCGACTTCGCGACACATAGTAACATGTCGTCAGTCGGTGCTGCCTCGGGTCGCACCAACGAGATCCTGATGATCCagcaggtgaaggagaaggatgttGGCTTTGACAAGCCCGAATACTTTTCCGTTCAGGCCACCATTGTTCACGTCAAGCAGGATAACTTCTGCTACCCGGCGTGCCGCAGTGAGGGTTGCAACAAGAAGGTCACCGACATGGGTGACGGCACCTGGCGCTGCGAGAAATGCGATGTTACGCACGACAGGCCGGAGTATCGGTACATCTTGAACTTCAACTGCAGCGACCACACTGGCCAGATCTGGCTGAGCTGCTTCGATGAGCAGGGCAGGAAGTTGCTGGGCGCGTCGGCGGATGAGCTCATGGAGTGGAAGCAGATCAAGGAGTCTGGTGATGCTTCAGATGAGGCCaggaaggaggcggaggttcGATTTACCACTGCGTTTGATAGTGCAAACTGCAGGAAGATGACGTTCCGGGCTCGGGCCAAGATGGATACGTATGGTGAACAGCAACG GGTGCGCTATCAGCTTATGGAGGCGACGCCATTGGATTACAAGATGGAAGGCAACCGGTTGGCAGAGATGATCAGGCAGCTGGGTGTGTAG
- the LRA2 gene encoding L-rhamnono-gamma-lactonase (COG:S; EggNog:ENOG503NWKA), whose protein sequence is MSIPIIDSHIHLWNEAEAPSHNWYASDSPLATRHSIAEYREATSSSASQLSGFIYIEADRKNDDSKDWSEPLNELAWMRRIIEGKPQEGEGHTADNAKLCLGIIPWAPIASGLPKLKEYIATVEEQAGEAAWAKVKGFRYLLQDKPNKTGLTEEFIDGLKLLGEKGWVFDAGVDQHRRGRVQLEELVEIIDRAHDGVEDEDKKVVFIINHLCKPDLTIISQTDPSFIAWYAHFLDSDE, encoded by the exons AtgtccatccccatcatcgactCCCACATCCACCTCTGGAACGAAGCCGAAGCCCCCAGTCACAACTGGTACGCCTCAGACTCGCCCCTCGCAACCCGCCACTCCATCGCAGAGTACCGTGAAGCCACCAGCTCATCCGCCTCTCAGCTCTCTGGCTTCATTTACATTGAGGCCGACCGCAAAAATGACGACTCCAAGGACTGGTCAGAACCATTGAATGAGCTAGCTTGGATGCGTCGGATCATTGAGGGCAAGCCTCAGGAGGGTGAAGGCCATACTGCTGATAATGCCAAGCTATGTCTGGGAATCATTCCTTGGGCTCCTATTGCTTCTGGCTTGCCTAAGCTGAAGGAGTACATTGCTACTGTGGAGGAACAAGCTGGGGAGGCTGCTTGGGCAAAGGTGAAAGGTTTCCGGTATTTGTTGCAGGACAAGCCGAACAAGACAGGGTTGACAGAGGAGTTCATTGATGGGTTGAAGTtgctgggggagaagggctGGGTATTTGATGCTGGCGTCGACCAGcacaggagagggagggtgcagttggaggagctggtggagattATTGACCGGGCTCAtgatggtgtggaagatgaagacaaGAAGGTGGTGTTCATTATCA ATCATCTTTGCAAGCCTGACCTGACAATCATCAGTCAGACTGATCCGTCATTTATTGCTTGGTATGCTCATTTTCTTGATTCAGATGAATGA
- a CDS encoding hypothetical protein (COG:O; COG:T; EggNog:ENOG503P2WG), with protein sequence MESTLATLVAFPSAGQLGDNEEYHKAAQAHTKTLTRLSADSKWASEAPQLIERLDPATHSLSYLYVLQTLKSSNGYPLDDLLLKLTTFLTSFDAGQIRYAGHAFTKLLTQPRLQDLFPASIAVELITTALLRLDPTGSVLTSHHTYLVRFAYMTNNIEPVLPIIEKSIVFYPGMKGSTSTRNLSDPDLPPSGFITVENDFTKSLENKDILEHDILRGLCFIQRRSWQQAFDAFERVITYPSRDNTNASKIQVEAYSKWVLVGLLLNGKAPVLPPTTPNGPRKVYEVTGKPYYSLAQAFEKRTAESFKTEYEGLSQGFWDEEKNVSLLKLVIEHYQKWQILNLRHVYSRISLEQIRTRTQSAETAAPLGSVQEIEVLVQGMIDEGLLRGEVVHPENGLAYLAFSSTADDLSEEEFTRRMVATAQRIKALGPVVKATNERLASNKDYLKWLVQQKKHEQQGQSQGGGPVDVTGFGDVVEDEDLMTGIVAG encoded by the exons ATGGAATCGACACTCGCGACACTTGTGGCTTTCCCGTCGGCGGGGCAGCTTGGGGATAATGAGGAATACCACAAGGCGGCGCAAGCACACACGAAGACATTGACGAGGTTGTCGGCCGACTCCAAGTGGGCTTCGGAAGCTCCCCAGCTCATTGAG CGACTCGATCCAGCTACCCATTCTCTATCCTACCTCTATGTGCTGCAGACCTTGAAATCGTCGAATGGCTACCCTCTCGACGACCTGTTGCTAaagctcaccaccttcctcacatCATTCGACGCCGGCCAGATTCGATATGCTGGGCATGCGTTCACAAAGCTGTTAACACAGCCACGGCTGCAGGATTTGTTTCCT GCTTCCATTGCGGTCGagctcatcaccacagcGCTTCTCCGCCTCGATCCCACCGGGTCGGTTCTCACTAGCCACCATACCTACCTCGTTCGATTCGCCTACATGACCAACAACATCGAGCCTGTGTTGCCCATCATCGAGAAGAGCATCGTGTTCTACCCTGGCATGAAGGGCTCGACAAGCACTCGAAATCTTAGCGATCCCGATCTTCCTCCCTCGGGTTTTATTACTGTCGAAAACGACTTCACCAAATCCTTGGAGAACAAAGACATCCTCGAGCATGACATCCTGCGCGGGCTTTGCTTTATTCAGAGACGATCCTGGCAGCAAGCTTTCGATGCCTTTGAGCGGGTGATTACCTATCCATCCAGAGACAACACCAACGCGAGCAAAATTCAAGTGGAAGCCTATAGCAAgtgggttttggttggaCTCTTGCTCAACGGGAAGGCACCTGTTCTCCCACCTACCACGCCAAACGGGCCACGAAAAGTGTACGAGGTTACGGGCAAACCATACTACTCGTTGGCGCAGGCATTTGAGAAGCGAACAGCGGAATCTTTCAAGACGGAATACGAAGGGCTGTCTCAGGGTTTctgggacgaggagaagaatgTTTCCCTTCTGAAGCTGGTGATTGAGCACTATCAGAAGTGGCAGATTTTGAATTTGAGACATGTCTACTCTAGAATCTCTCTCGAGCAAATACGGACTCGAACACAATCCGCCGAGACGGCTGCGCCCTTGGGATCGGTGCAGGAGATCGAGGTGTTGGTCCAGGGAATGATTGACGAGGGCCTCCTGcgaggggaggtggtgcacCCAGAGAATGGCCTGGCGTATTTGGCGTTTAGCTCTACGGCGGATGACTTGAGCGAGGAAGAGTtcacgaggaggatggtggcgaCTGCGCAGAGGATCAAGGCGCTGGGGCCGGTGGTCAAGGCTACGAATGAGAGGTTGGCAAGTAATAAGGATTACTTGAAGTGGTTGGtgcagcagaagaagcatGAGCAGCAAGGGCAGAGTCAGGGTGGGGGGCCGGTGGATGTGACGGGttttggggatgtggtggaggatgaggatttgATGACGGGGATTGTGGCCGGCTAG